In Bradyrhizobium sp. 1(2017), one DNA window encodes the following:
- a CDS encoding MaoC family dehydratase — protein MNEVWKKPPISLEAYQAMVGKEIGVSSWHLIDQPRIDTYADVIEDHQFIHVDPERAKKETAFGTTIAHGFLTMSLMSIMSYEVMPVIAGTTMGVNYGFDKLRFISPVRSGKRVRGRFVLAEAKLRKPNELQSRTNVTVEIEGEDKPALVAEWLGLIYFA, from the coding sequence GTGAACGAAGTCTGGAAGAAGCCGCCGATTTCCCTGGAAGCCTATCAGGCCATGGTCGGCAAGGAGATCGGCGTATCGTCGTGGCACCTGATTGACCAGCCGCGTATCGACACCTATGCCGACGTGATCGAGGATCACCAATTCATCCACGTCGATCCCGAGCGTGCGAAGAAGGAAACCGCCTTCGGCACCACCATCGCGCACGGTTTCCTGACGATGTCGCTGATGTCGATCATGTCCTACGAGGTGATGCCCGTCATCGCTGGCACCACGATGGGCGTCAATTACGGCTTCGACAAGTTGCGCTTCATCTCGCCGGTGCGTTCGGGCAAACGCGTCCGCGGCCGGTTCGTGCTGGCCGAAGCCAAGCTGCGCAAGCCCAATGAATTGCAGTCTCGTACCAACGTGACAGTGGAGATCGAAGGCGAGGACAAGCCGGCGCTCGTCGCGGAATGGCTGGGCTTGATCTATTTCGCGTAA
- a CDS encoding AMP-binding protein — MTTFQEARAFLLQHRTDYETAVKGFRWPDPAPFNWALDWFDAELAADADSRDRPALWIVDAAQDKQTKLSFAALSKRSNQVANFLRAQGLKRGDHLLLLLGNVVPLWETMMAAMKLGVVVIPATTLLTAEELRDRLDRGRAKAVVAAEDQVAKFASLGVEDVVRIVVGAASDGWLAYDEAAKASEGFAADGPTNADDPMLLYFTSGTTAKPKLVRHSQRSYPVGHLSTMYWIGLQPGDVHLNISSPGWAKHAWSCLFAPWNAGATVFVVNQPRFDAKGLLATIGRCGVTTLCAPPTVWRLFIQENLASYKVALREVCGAGEPLNPEVIDQVQAAWGLTIRDGYGQTETTALAGNSPGQRIKVGSMGRPLPGYCVQVSDADGHPAKEGEVALVLGADRPAGLMQGYQGDDGKLSGAEGQLYRSGDVVFADEDGYLTFVGRSDDVFKSSDYRISPFELESVLLEHELVAEAAVVPSPDPIRLAIPKAFVLLTSGAERSPETALSIFRHLHTRLAPFKRIRRLEIVTELPKTISGKIRRVQLRRLERDNDRNDPLRGREFREEDFPELSKTRSET; from the coding sequence ATGACGACATTTCAGGAAGCGCGCGCGTTTCTCCTACAACACCGAACGGATTACGAGACAGCGGTGAAAGGCTTCCGCTGGCCCGATCCGGCTCCCTTCAACTGGGCGCTCGACTGGTTCGACGCGGAGCTGGCGGCGGATGCGGACAGCAGGGATCGCCCCGCGCTCTGGATTGTCGATGCCGCGCAGGACAAGCAGACAAAACTCTCCTTTGCGGCGCTCTCGAAGCGCTCGAACCAGGTCGCCAACTTCCTCCGCGCGCAGGGCTTGAAGCGCGGCGATCACCTTTTGCTGCTGCTCGGCAATGTGGTTCCGCTGTGGGAGACGATGATGGCGGCGATGAAGCTCGGCGTCGTCGTGATTCCCGCGACGACGCTGCTCACCGCCGAGGAGCTGCGCGACCGGCTCGATCGCGGCAGGGCGAAGGCGGTGGTGGCTGCCGAGGACCAGGTCGCGAAGTTCGCCAGCCTTGGCGTCGAGGATGTCGTTCGCATCGTGGTCGGCGCGGCGTCCGATGGCTGGCTGGCCTATGACGAGGCGGCGAAGGCTTCGGAGGGCTTTGCAGCCGACGGTCCGACCAACGCCGACGACCCGATGCTGCTCTATTTCACCTCGGGCACGACCGCAAAGCCGAAGCTGGTGAGGCACAGCCAGCGCAGCTATCCCGTCGGTCATCTCTCGACCATGTACTGGATCGGGCTGCAGCCCGGCGACGTCCATCTCAACATCTCGTCGCCAGGCTGGGCAAAGCATGCCTGGAGCTGTCTTTTTGCGCCGTGGAATGCGGGCGCCACCGTGTTCGTGGTCAACCAGCCGCGCTTCGATGCCAAGGGCCTGCTCGCCACCATCGGCCGTTGCGGCGTCACCACGCTGTGCGCGCCACCGACGGTGTGGCGGCTCTTCATTCAGGAGAACCTAGCCTCGTACAAGGTGGCCCTGCGCGAGGTCTGCGGCGCCGGCGAACCGCTCAATCCTGAAGTGATCGACCAGGTGCAGGCCGCCTGGGGCCTGACGATCCGCGACGGCTACGGCCAGACCGAAACCACCGCGCTTGCCGGCAATTCGCCGGGGCAAAGGATCAAGGTCGGCTCGATGGGCCGGCCGCTGCCGGGCTATTGCGTGCAGGTGAGCGATGCCGACGGCCATCCGGCGAAGGAAGGCGAGGTGGCCTTGGTGCTCGGCGCCGACCGCCCCGCCGGCCTGATGCAGGGCTATCAGGGCGACGACGGCAAGCTCTCCGGTGCCGAAGGCCAGCTCTATCGCAGCGGCGACGTCGTGTTCGCGGATGAGGACGGCTATCTCACTTTTGTCGGCCGTTCCGACGACGTGTTCAAATCGTCCGATTACCGCATCAGCCCGTTCGAACTGGAGAGCGTACTGCTCGAGCACGAGCTCGTCGCCGAAGCCGCGGTGGTGCCAAGCCCCGATCCGATCCGGCTCGCCATCCCCAAGGCCTTCGTGCTGCTGACGTCAGGTGCGGAGCGCTCGCCGGAAACGGCGCTGTCGATCTTCAGGCACCTGCACACGCGACTTGCGCCGTTCAAGCGCATCCGCCGCCTCGAAATCGTCACCGAGTTGCCGAAGACGATCTCTGGAAAAATCCGTCGCGTGCAGCTACGCAGGCTGGAGCGCGACAATGATCGCAATGACCCGCTGCGCGGCCGGGAATTCCGCGAGGAGGATTTTCCGGAGCTGTCGAAGACACGGAGTGAGACCTAG
- a CDS encoding NAD(P)/FAD-dependent oxidoreductase, with the protein MAAEVLARGGARVTVYDAMPSAGRKFLMAGRGGLNLTHSEPLAQFMARYREAAPNLKAAIDAFSPDALRAWSEALGEPTFVGTSGRVFPKAFKASPLLRAWLRRLDAVGVRFAFRHRWTGWDAEGRLQFQTPDGALAIVAARATVLALGGASWPRLGSDGGWVDTFAARGIAVSELRPANSGFTVAWSDVFRDRFEGQPLKGVALTVGAHTVRGEAMITRNGIEGGAIYALSAELREAVLDLGQATLRIALRPDLDTAALITRLSGTRGKQSLANFLRKAAQLSPVGIGLMQEVAIASGRPLASFSPAELAHLINAVPVQLTGVASIGRAISTAGGIALDELDERFMLRKLPGIFAAGEMLDWEAPTGGYLLQASFATGAAAGRGVLQWLEKS; encoded by the coding sequence ATGGCGGCGGAGGTGCTGGCGCGAGGCGGCGCCCGCGTCACCGTCTACGACGCGATGCCCTCCGCCGGCCGCAAGTTCCTGATGGCGGGGCGCGGCGGGCTCAATCTCACCCACAGCGAACCGCTCGCGCAGTTCATGGCGCGCTATCGCGAGGCGGCGCCGAACTTGAAGGCCGCCATCGACGCGTTTTCGCCGGATGCGCTGCGTGCCTGGAGCGAGGCGCTGGGCGAGCCGACCTTCGTCGGCACCAGCGGCCGGGTGTTTCCGAAGGCGTTCAAGGCCTCACCCTTGCTGCGTGCGTGGCTGCGGCGGCTCGATGCTGTCGGTGTGCGCTTCGCCTTTCGCCATCGCTGGACCGGCTGGGACGCGGAGGGGCGGCTTCAATTTCAAACGCCCGATGGCGCGCTTGCCATCGTCGCCGCCCGCGCGACGGTGCTGGCGCTCGGTGGCGCAAGCTGGCCGCGGCTGGGCTCGGACGGCGGTTGGGTCGATACTTTCGCCGCGAGAGGCATTGCTGTCTCAGAATTGCGGCCTGCGAATTCCGGTTTCACGGTCGCATGGTCCGATGTGTTCCGCGATCGCTTCGAGGGCCAACCGCTCAAGGGCGTAGCTCTGACGGTCGGGGCGCACACGGTGCGGGGCGAAGCGATGATCACACGCAACGGCATCGAGGGCGGCGCGATCTATGCGCTGTCGGCCGAGCTGCGTGAAGCGGTGCTTGATCTCGGGCAGGCCACATTGAGGATCGCATTGCGGCCTGATCTCGACACGGCCGCACTCATCACGCGCCTGTCGGGCACGCGCGGGAAGCAGTCGCTCGCGAATTTCTTGCGCAAGGCGGCGCAGCTATCGCCGGTCGGCATCGGCCTGATGCAGGAGGTCGCCATCGCCTCCGGCCGGCCGCTGGCGTCCTTCTCGCCGGCCGAGCTTGCGCATCTGATCAACGCCGTTCCGGTTCAGCTCACCGGCGTCGCCTCAATCGGGCGCGCGATCTCGACGGCGGGTGGGATCGCCCTCGACGAGCTCGACGAGCGCTTCATGCTGCGCAAGCTGCCCGGCATATTCGCCGCCGGCGAAATGCTGGACTGGGAAGCGCCCACCGGCGGCTATCTGCTGCAGGCCTCGTTTGCGACGGGGGCGGCGGCGGGCAGGGGCGTGTTGCAGTGGTTGGAGAAGTCGTAG
- a CDS encoding SDR family NAD(P)-dependent oxidoreductase, translated as MAIRFDGRVAIVTGAGNGLGKAHALGLASRGAKVVVNDFGGARDGTGGSLSPAEAVVEEIRKAGGTAMADGADVSNFEQVTAMVERATKEWGSVDLMCANAGILRDKSFGKMEAADFQKVLDVHLVGSFYCCKAAWAGMRDRNYGRIVLTTSSSGLYGNFGQANYGAAKSGMVGLMNVLAEEGRKNNIRVNIISPTAATRMTEELLPPQALQLMKPNAITPAVEYMLSEDAPTRTIMGAGAGSFAVIKIVESEGINLPESDWTPDAVAAHFAEISDMSKAKALTGAFEQTQKYVAQAAARAGIKL; from the coding sequence ATGGCAATCAGGTTCGACGGACGCGTCGCCATCGTCACCGGCGCGGGCAATGGTCTCGGCAAGGCGCACGCGCTGGGGCTGGCGAGCCGCGGTGCCAAGGTCGTCGTCAACGATTTCGGCGGAGCGCGCGACGGCACCGGCGGCTCGCTGTCGCCGGCGGAAGCCGTCGTCGAGGAGATCCGTAAAGCCGGCGGCACCGCGATGGCCGACGGCGCCGACGTCTCGAATTTCGAGCAGGTCACGGCCATGGTCGAGCGGGCCACCAAGGAATGGGGCAGCGTGGACCTGATGTGCGCCAATGCCGGCATCCTGCGCGACAAATCGTTCGGCAAGATGGAAGCCGCCGATTTCCAGAAGGTGCTTGACGTGCATCTCGTCGGCTCCTTCTATTGCTGCAAGGCGGCCTGGGCCGGCATGCGCGACCGCAATTACGGCCGCATCGTGCTGACCACCTCGTCCTCCGGCCTCTACGGCAATTTCGGCCAGGCCAATTACGGCGCGGCAAAATCCGGCATGGTCGGCCTGATGAACGTGCTGGCCGAGGAGGGCCGCAAGAACAACATCCGCGTCAACATCATCTCGCCGACGGCGGCAACTCGCATGACCGAAGAGCTGCTGCCGCCGCAGGCTCTGCAACTGATGAAGCCGAACGCGATCACGCCGGCAGTCGAGTACATGCTCAGTGAGGACGCGCCGACCCGCACCATCATGGGCGCCGGCGCCGGCTCCTTCGCCGTGATCAAGATCGTTGAGAGCGAAGGCATCAACCTGCCGGAATCCGACTGGACGCCGGACGCGGTGGCCGCGCATTTCGCCGAGATCAGCGACATGTCGAAGGCCAAGGCGCTGACCGGGGCGTTTGAGCAGACGCAGAAATATGTGGCCCAGGCCGCAGCGCGGGCGGGGATAAAACTCTGA
- a CDS encoding D-TA family PLP-dependent enzyme, protein MTTPLAAKIAREYGTPCAVIDMDRVERNIARIQKACDDAGVASRPHIKTHKNPTIAKMQVAAGAKGITCQKLGEAEIMANAGIDDILISYNLLGEEKMARLGALQAKANMTVAADNSTVIAGLPKSAAASGRPLSVVVECDTGRKRAGVETPAEAIALAREIAASKGLQFAGFMMYPTETGWADAQKFYDEALAGVRAHGLDAKIVSTGGTPNLKNLGKLKGGTEHRFGTYIYNDRMQVAAGVAGWDDCALHIYSTVVSRAAPERGILDAGSKTLTTDTGGLDGHGLILEHPEAKIARFAEEHGFLDLSRSNTRPNVGDVVRIVPNHVCVVVNMMDEVVMVRGEEIIGTLPVAARGKLR, encoded by the coding sequence ATGACAACTCCCCTCGCCGCCAAGATTGCCCGCGAATACGGCACGCCCTGCGCCGTCATCGACATGGACAGGGTTGAGCGCAACATCGCGCGGATCCAGAAGGCCTGCGACGACGCCGGCGTCGCCAGCCGCCCCCACATCAAGACCCACAAGAACCCGACCATCGCGAAGATGCAGGTCGCGGCGGGGGCGAAAGGCATCACCTGCCAGAAGCTCGGTGAAGCCGAGATCATGGCCAATGCCGGCATCGACGACATCCTGATCAGCTACAATCTGCTCGGCGAAGAGAAGATGGCGCGCCTCGGCGCGTTGCAGGCGAAGGCCAACATGACGGTCGCCGCGGACAATTCGACCGTCATTGCAGGTCTGCCCAAGTCCGCCGCCGCATCGGGCCGTCCGCTTTCGGTCGTGGTCGAATGCGACACTGGGCGCAAGCGCGCCGGTGTCGAGACGCCGGCCGAGGCGATTGCGCTGGCCCGCGAGATCGCCGCATCGAAGGGACTGCAATTCGCGGGTTTCATGATGTACCCGACCGAAACCGGCTGGGCCGACGCGCAGAAGTTTTATGACGAAGCACTGGCCGGCGTGCGCGCGCACGGGCTGGATGCAAAGATCGTCTCGACCGGCGGCACGCCGAACCTGAAGAATCTCGGGAAGCTCAAGGGCGGCACCGAGCATCGCTTCGGCACCTACATCTACAACGACCGCATGCAGGTCGCGGCCGGCGTCGCCGGTTGGGACGACTGCGCGCTGCACATCTATTCGACGGTGGTGAGCCGCGCCGCGCCCGAGCGCGGCATCCTCGACGCCGGCTCGAAGACGTTGACGACGGACACCGGCGGGCTCGACGGCCACGGCCTGATCCTCGAGCATCCCGAAGCCAAGATCGCGCGTTTCGCGGAAGAGCACGGCTTCCTCGACCTCTCCCGCAGCAACACGCGCCCCAATGTCGGCGACGTCGTCCGCATCGTGCCGAACCATGTCTGCGTCGTCGTCAACATGATGGACGAGGTGGTGATGGTGCGCGGCGAGGAGATCATCGGCACGCTGCCGGTCGCGGCGCGGGGCAAGCTGCGCTGA